GCTTTGTCATTGTATTATCGCTACTTTTGGTCGTGTTTAAACAGCAGTTGGTGATGCTCTTCACCACTCTACCAGAACTAGTTGAGATCTATTCAACAATGAGCCCGTGGCTCATTGTGTTCCCGCTGGTGGCAGGCTACGGACTGACTTTTTATGGCATTTTCACTGGAACAGGGACGACTAGACCGGTGCGCAATTCAACTTTCGCGACACTGTTGGTCTTTTTAATTGTTCAGTTTGTTGGTGTTCGGTACTGGGGCAATCACGGACTATGGCTGGCTTTTACACTGTTTTATTTGGGACGCTTCATTTTTCTCTATCCATATATGAATCAAGTAAAACAAAAGTGCCAATAATCTGTTGAGACGTTCAAATATGCCCCTTGGGCATATTTGAACGTGTTCCCTTAAAGTAAAAATTTATACTGTGACTGTTCTTTTAGTAGACGTTGAATTCTAAATCAGACTCTTATCAAAATTAACTGCACACATTTCATGGTAGATGCAAAGAATTATCGCTCTCTGTGTCGAGATTCTATTACCTTTAAGCCAGCCAGCATGGATACCGTTACAGAAACGACCACTAATGCCATCGCCATTGCTAAGCTGGTGTTGCCCTGGTCAAACTCACTAAAAATAAAGGTTGCGCTGGTTTCAAAGCCGGGCGGTTTCACCATGAGAGAGCCAACCAATTCACGTTGACCGATGATAAAACTCATTGCCCAGCCTGCTATTACCCCGGGTAGAATTAGTGGCAGTGTAACTCGACTAAATCGATAGAATTCAGAAGCACCTGATACCTTAGCAGCATCGTCAAGACTGCTGCTGATTTGCTCTGCAGCCGACTTTACATACTGCACTGTATAGGGAAGGAACAGAACAACATACGTGATGATCAGCATCCCTTTGGTGTTGTAAAGAGGAAAGGGGTTACTTGGTGAGTTCCAGAATAGAATCAAACCAAAGACAACAACGATCCCCGGCACCGTATTGGACAATAAGCTCGCAAAGTCGATGACTTTCGTTAGGTGGGATTGTCCACACACCACCGTCAATCCATACCAAATCCCGAGTGCAGTACAGATGGTCGCGGCATATAGACTAAGCTGAATACTATTTAGCAACGCGGAAAACGCCTCGCTGTCGAAGCTAAAGACTTGCGCGAAGTGTCTAAAGGTTAAGTTATCCCAGCTAAGTCCAAATCCCGCTAAATCGATGAGTGCGGTGGCGGTTATTGAGAAATAGGGAATACCAATTGATAACGCAAGTATAAAAGCGATGACCAACCAACAAGCGCTGCGTTGCCAAGGCGATAACGCAATAATTCTTAGTTTGTTCCCCTTGCCCGAAATGAGCTGGTATTGGTAATTGTTCGAGATATAGAGCTGTCCCATCCACATCAACATACTTGTTGTTAGCAAGACCAAAGAGAGCACCGATGCTTTTACGAAATCTATCGGCCAAGTCGAGGTAAAGCGGTGGATTTCCGTTGTCAGCACGTAATAGCCTATCTGCTTACCCAAAGTTGCTGGCGTGCCGAATTCTGAAATTGTTTTGACGAATACCAGTAATGCCCCCATTAGGTAGCCTGAAATCAACAGCGGCAAGAAAACTTTGACCAGGATTCTTAGCTTGGATGCACCATATATGATTGCCGCTTCTTCAACACTAGCATTGATTCTCAACAAGCTATTTTTGATAACTAAGTACATGAATGGGAAAAGCGACAGGCTCATTATTAACACCATGCCAGCCAATGAGAAGAAGCCAGTCTGTAATCCCGCCAAGCCAGGTAATAACTGCTCTAGATAACCCCTCGGGCGCATAAAAATCATCCACCCCATAGAGTCGATAAACGGTGGAGTCATGAATGGGATCAAGATGACGATATCTAGCCATTTATGGTGACCGATCTCTGTTTTAGCTGTAATCCATGCCAAAGGGGCTGCAAACAATGTTGCAACGATGGTGACTAAAAAAGCGAGTTGAATAGAGTTCCAAAGCACACCGAGTGTGTAGCTATCAACAAGTTGTCGAAATAAAGATGTCAGGTGCCAATGCCCATCTTGGTAGGCGCTATTGATAAGAATCGTACCCATTGGCATTAGCACTAAGATAATGAGGCTTAGCAACGCCAATAACGTGGGTTTATTGAATGTATCTTGGGATTGGAGTGTGTTCATAGAGATCTGATATAAAGCGAGGCGGCGGTAAAAGAGGAGAGGTTAACCCTCTCCTTGAGGTGGGTTAGCGAAACATCGCGCTAAACTTCTTAGTGACGTTTGCTTGATTTTCAAACATCCAATTCCAGTCATAATCCAGTTGCTTAATCTCAGCGTAGTCTGGGCGAGATGGATCCGCTTTTACATCACTACGACCAGGTAGCAGCAAGTTCTTAGCAACAATGTTCTGTGCACGTTCAGTCAGCAGGTAGTTAACAAATACCTCTGCTTGTGGTTTATTTTCGCTAGATTCAAGCACCATGACTGGTCTTGGTGCGATTACAGTGCCCTCAGCCGGGTAGATAACCTGGATTGGATTTCCTTTGGCCTTTTCGCCGTATCCCATGTAATCGACGCCAGCCAGTACGACACTTTTCGAGCCATTAACCACTTGGTTCAGTGCCGGACGGTTTGCACCATTAACATCGATATCGTTTTCTTGCCATGCATTGAATAGTGTCCATGCTTTGTCCGCATCATTAGCTATGACACCAGAGATAAAATCCAAAGCAGAGCCTGATTCAGTTGGGTCAGGAATAACGACTTGTCCTGCCCAGTTGTCTTCAGTGTAAGTTGTGAGTGATGCTGGGGCATCTTTCACCAGACGGGTATTGTAGGTAATCCCTAAAGCCGAGCCTGAATACGCGAACAGCTGATTGTTACCATTCCATCCATCATGCAGTTTATCTGCGTTTTCTGGAGTAAAGGTATGTAAAAGCCCTTCGCTCTGAAGACCCATTGCCGCTGGCCAAGAGGCTAAAATAACCACATCTGCGACCGGGCGAGCTTCTTCCGCTTTTAATCGTCCCAAGATTCGTCCAGTCGTTGCTTGGTAGACTTGAACTTTGTTGCCCGAGACTTTTTCAAAGTCTTTTATTAGCTGGTTTGCTAGTCCTTTAGGGCCTGCGGTATAGAGCGTGAGATCTGCAGCGGCAACCGCGCCCGACACAAGTCCAAGGGCGAGAGCTAGTACGGATAGGTTTTTCATCATCATTTCCTTATAAGTGAATTCTTTGAATATCTTCAGGGGCGCAATAAAGAGATATTACTTCTCCAGGGGTCGGTCGCTGTGATGCGAAGAAGTGCCACTTCTCTCCTGCAACATTGGCCTCAACGAGATAGTGCTGCCCTTGGAATCGAGCGTTGATAATCGAACCTTCAAACTGCAAATCATTGTCATTGGCAGCAGCATGAGGTTTCAGCTTTTCCATGCGGATAAAGGCATGGCCTTGAGGGCTAGGAAGACGATTGCTCTTCCCTATAAACTGAGCGACAAATTCTGACTTAGGATGGTGATAAATCGCCTCCGGTGAGTCGAACTGTTCAACTTGACCAGCATTCATGATGACCACTTTATCTGCCATAGACATAGCCTCTGCCTGGTCGTGTGTGACATAGACAGCGGTCAATTGGTTATCTTTGAGGATTTGTAGCAATAGGTGCTGAATCTGATCTTTAAGAACTGCATCAAGCGCTGAAAGTGGTTCATCAAGCAGAATCAGTTGTGGTTTGGTAACTATGGCTCTCGCGATAGAAACGCGCTGTTGCTGACCGCCAGAGAGCTGGCTTGGAAATCGTTTAGCGAACGAGGCTAACTGAACTTGTGCCAGTGCATCGTTTACTCGCTTATCCAGATCTTTGGTGTCTTTTCGTGCACGTAGGCCAAATGCAATATTCTCATAGACAGTAAGGTGTGGCCAAAGCGCGAAGTCTTGAAACACCATTCCAAGCTTTCGATCTTGAATAGCGATAGATTCATTCAACT
The Vibrio sp. CB1-14 DNA segment above includes these coding regions:
- a CDS encoding ABC transporter permease, with protein sequence MNTLQSQDTFNKPTLLALLSLIILVLMPMGTILINSAYQDGHWHLTSLFRQLVDSYTLGVLWNSIQLAFLVTIVATLFAAPLAWITAKTEIGHHKWLDIVILIPFMTPPFIDSMGWMIFMRPRGYLEQLLPGLAGLQTGFFSLAGMVLIMSLSLFPFMYLVIKNSLLRINASVEEAAIIYGASKLRILVKVFLPLLISGYLMGALLVFVKTISEFGTPATLGKQIGYYVLTTEIHRFTSTWPIDFVKASVLSLVLLTTSMLMWMGQLYISNNYQYQLISGKGNKLRIIALSPWQRSACWLVIAFILALSIGIPYFSITATALIDLAGFGLSWDNLTFRHFAQVFSFDSEAFSALLNSIQLSLYAATICTALGIWYGLTVVCGQSHLTKVIDFASLLSNTVPGIVVVFGLILFWNSPSNPFPLYNTKGMLIITYVVLFLPYTVQYVKSAAEQISSSLDDAAKVSGASEFYRFSRVTLPLILPGVIAGWAMSFIIGQRELVGSLMVKPPGFETSATFIFSEFDQGNTSLAMAMALVVVSVTVSMLAGLKVIESRHRER
- a CDS encoding extracellular solute-binding protein encodes the protein MKNLSVLALALGLVSGAVAAADLTLYTAGPKGLANQLIKDFEKVSGNKVQVYQATTGRILGRLKAEEARPVADVVILASWPAAMGLQSEGLLHTFTPENADKLHDGWNGNNQLFAYSGSALGITYNTRLVKDAPASLTTYTEDNWAGQVVIPDPTESGSALDFISGVIANDADKAWTLFNAWQENDIDVNGANRPALNQVVNGSKSVVLAGVDYMGYGEKAKGNPIQVIYPAEGTVIAPRPVMVLESSENKPQAEVFVNYLLTERAQNIVAKNLLLPGRSDVKADPSRPDYAEIKQLDYDWNWMFENQANVTKKFSAMFR
- a CDS encoding ABC transporter ATP-binding protein, translating into MSLSIKNLNKSFGDVSALRDINLSLNQGELAALVGPSGCGKTTLLRSIAGLEHPSSGQIKINERSVFDGELNESIAIQDRKLGMVFQDFALWPHLTVYENIAFGLRARKDTKDLDKRVNDALAQVQLASFAKRFPSQLSGGQQQRVSIARAIVTKPQLILLDEPLSALDAVLKDQIQHLLLQILKDNQLTAVYVTHDQAEAMSMADKVVIMNAGQVEQFDSPEAIYHHPKSEFVAQFIGKSNRLPSPQGHAFIRMEKLKPHAAANDNDLQFEGSIINARFQGQHYLVEANVAGEKWHFFASQRPTPGEVISLYCAPEDIQRIHL